The Lytechinus variegatus isolate NC3 chromosome 7, Lvar_3.0, whole genome shotgun sequence genome includes the window TCAactgaaaaaatagaaatgaatcAAGTAACACTATTACTTACTACTTTATTCTTATCTTTAGTAGTTCCAAGCTCTTCTAGCAACATTGGAAGCCCTCTTTCATCAAAGGGTGCATTCATCACAGGCATTTGGAGAGGACTGGTTCCTACCCCAGTGGTCACAGTATCTGACCTATCACTCGTATTCAACCGGGAATCTCCTTTTGTTGCGGATTCTGTCATGGAGGTGAATGGTTGTGGAGATCTGTCTTGTTGGGTACTACTAGGAGACTGCTGGATCTGGATTGTCACAGGGATCTGTTGAGGAGCTACTGAGGACTGGTTCTGAGGGCTGGAATGTTGCAGTGTGGCCATGTCTGCAACACCCCTTGAGTGATCTCCCTGACCACTCTCTTTGGTCTGGGTTGGAATCACTAGTGTTGGGACAGTGAATGCATGATTGGGTTCTCCCGAGCTGTGCCTGCGCTGATGAGCCGGTGTAGAAGCTGCGTGATGAGGTATGGCATAAGAAGGGTATTCTGGTCCAATGGTGTGAAGGAGACGTGGGTCATAAGATGGAATGGGAGGCACACGATGCGGGCTGATCCAAGGGTTATGAGCAGTATAAGCAGGGTGTGGAGGGGGGCCATACTCTGCATACCAGCCTGATGGATCATGCCTTCTTCTATTGTATGAGGACCTTTCATCCCATTCTTCGTCATCATAGTCTGGGTAtcaaagaaaatagaagaaagaaatagaacattttcaaataataatgcAGCATAAACGCTATAATTTAATTCAACCCTAATACTTCTAGGGTACTTTAAAGCTTATTATTACAGGGAGGGGCCATTATGGACCCCCACCCCATGAGATCTCAACCATAGGTCGCCCAATTGCCTTAAAATTATGCAGAAGGATCAAGGATTATGTAATCTGCATGTTGTATAACTAAATTTACAAaagtactttattttttttaattttgtaatttatGCTAATTAATACGAGAAAACATGGATTTTGGTATATCTTACTAAATATAGCCTTAGGAATAGCAATTTTGAGTAAAAATATCTTTCATAACTCCTTCATCCATtcctgaaagaaaaagaaatgttgtggtaattatttcttatgtattttattgtttctccATTCTTgcgtttttctttgtttttcatcaaGTGTTTTCAGatgggtatgtgtgtgtgtggtaaTTACTTAAACTTTTTGAAACAATGATGATACTTCCTAGAAAAGTATTTACATACAGTGGAATAGCTTCTGATTTCGTCCACAGGATTATACACAGTCGTATATAGAGAAATAGCGAAATTTCAGCGACAGGTGTTCGGTACACCCACAAGGTAGGTCCGATCGCcataaatttggtatcaaaatgtGCAGGAAGGATCAGAGATATAAGTcatgaaatttgtttcaaaacATTAAGGCGTTAGGAAGTACCGACATAAATttgataggggggggggcattattaTGGTTTACTTTATACAGTAATTAAAAATGCAGCAAGCAGAATTACTACTCTTACAGAAAGTTATCTAAAAGTCAATGCTGTGTCTATCATCcaggagccccccccccctcacgcACCTTTTAATTGCTAATCCTGGCATATTCACCATAGTAACAACAAATTGGGAATGCAGGATTAAAAGGGCAGGAGCTTTCTTGCTTTTCACCCGCTTAGTCTACATGAGGATGAAATGATGCTTGTGggtttctttgtaaaaatatggCTCtgaattttatgaatgaatcTCGAATTAAAATCTAATGTATTCATAATCATTGCAGCaatctagtttttttttaaatacaagtTCTTTAGTCAATTTAGCAATGTGAAGGAAATTTCACTTTAAGAGACAAAAGGCTTTTTAGTAGTAGTTGATAAATCACCTAAGAGCTTTCCAcagtcaggggggggggggtttttTAAGCATTAACCCTATAGTGCTAACCATTATATTTACATCACTGGCCATACATGTAAGTTAATCatatccttttcttttcttgccTTTATTTTGTCTGTAGTCACTATTCCACTATATCAAATGGttatctttcttttattttcagaatagaGTCCTCACCTTTTCTGCCTTGACCACGCCTCTTTGACTTTCTCTCTCCCATCCTTCTGTCTTCTTCTGAGCTGTAGTAGCTATCAGCCGTCATCTGCTCCTGACCTTCTGCCTCATCACCTTGATGTCTTGGTCTGCTATGTGTTGGGGTCCTTTCCTTCCTCTCAGGGGGAGAGTTTCCTCTTCCTGTTTGGACATATCAAATCACTTCCATCTTTTAACCAACATCATATGTGTCAGAAAGAAATTTTACTCCGATGAGTGCATGTCAAAAAGCTTCAGTATGCCTGCTTTTTAAGGTATccataattgtaaataaatggaaataagaGCAATAAAGTGATTTATTCTCATATATTATACTCATGTAAAGATGAGATGCAAACAGAGCCAGGAATATGAAAGATATGAAGTGATGTTTTTATCGAAATATTTAAAAGACTATATAGTGCCATACTGCCATTCCATAAATAGATCTCTAGGTCCGTTTAACACTCTACTTTATGAAGGAAATAAATCATCTAGCAATTCATGTGTTTCATAATACATATGTGTCACCAATGTTAACATCATGAGATGCTCCTAAGACCTTAAAAAATTATGGGCTGTGagaatatagaaataaaagaaacatttaAATTTAAACAATAGATCTCAGGAAAATAGAGTGTTTAAATGGATAATTTTTTcaatgacttaaaaaaaaacaccgatTACTAccggtatacaaataatgaatgtttatgagtgtaATGGACAGAAATCACAGAATACTtgatgaggtgaaagatgaaatgatccaggTAGAAAATGTTGAATGCATTAATGGAAATTAATGAATtgtaaatgagcaatgagaAGGAGGGGAACATCTGTGTAAATTTGCCGTACCCATCAATCTCTTTCGCTGAGCCCCAGGAGACAACCattgttttaattcttcattCACTGATGGACTAGAGCCAGCATAAGGATCAATGTATGTACCTTCTGTAGTCTTgtcctggtcacgtctttctgCTGCCTTTCTCATAGCATGCTCTCGCTTCACGTCCTGATCcctgaaaggaaaagaaaacagaTATTTCTTTAATAACAGTGgctcattttttaatttcacagCTTTCCTGGACATCCTAAAGAACTCCCATGAATCAATCCCAGGGGGCCACTTCctttggcgagtggataccttgcgtgaccatggggtctcgaaaagcaccctaaacaagtattttccatattctgaaaatgcaccccttaacaaatattggcatgtgaaaccctacccttaacaagtattggaaacaaaatgatacccATTGGCAAGTATCCCCTGAAttaaacccctaaacaagtacaatgataattgttttatgtCACAGACATCGGTTTTACCTTTCCTACATACGGCCCCACCTCCACACCTCATGCAAATCGGACTCTGAACACGTAGTGTTGATAGTTAGGGGAAAAGTACATCCTTAAAACATCTTTTGTAgtcttttttataccctcgcaaatttgacccttaacacgtagctttcctagcgaaagatacccttttttcattattttagtgtatttgacacccttattacgttaggtacataacgtgccctatctttaaaaagacatcctttttatatGCTTTTTTGGttgcacatggtatccacttgtcaatgtaagtggcccccaaGGGAATCAATTTTTTAAGATTTAGACCTGCACATGCTATGCACTTTTTGAGCAGGAATGGTCTCATGCTCAATAAATTATGAGAGGGCAATGCATGAGATGAAAGGTATGGGTTTTTTCTTAAACCTGAAACAGGGACATTCTACATGTAATCAATGTCAGTACTGAAGTGCAAGCTGAATTTTTGTTTGTGTGGTTTAGACCTAAAACTGTAACTTTTGATATGTGATGGACTCACATATCAAATGGAAAATAATCACCTTTGTCCTTTTGTgtattcaatcttttttttacatgtaaaaaattctAACAACAAACAATCAATTTTCTGAGTGGACAGATGGTTTATTGTTGGTTCTAGGCAGACATACCAAGTCTCAAGCCATAGGCCCCAAGGGTCCTACATTAAGGACTCTTGATCATCCCCTAAAATCTCTTTTTCATGCCTGTACCACAGCCTATATATACTTGGCATGAGATCACTAAGTActgtataggggaaggcgggtaagttgagcataggggcaagttgagccaccagccccaggccaataatgaatgagtcagacattgtggtggtgtcatgtattgatgacccatagcataacccctaaccccaccacattgtttccaactttgaaacaaaaaagtagttttttagagggaaaaatatgaatttcagccaaaaaagtaaaaaagagtgtgaaatagataagtgctttataaacacacacgtctttaaatataataaagacatgataacaacattattagtccaggtatggatcttcattcttgtcatagtcttttatatgatggatgcataataaacgtgtggatacaaaattatcgcactaagttcggactggggtaagttgagccaaacagcatggggcaagttgagccatggtaattcctatggtaatgtatcttaaaaaacaaacaaaccataaaaatcgattgaaatgcaggctgaaaggagcaaatttacatgactgctcttttccttttacaggatgttagtatttatagagaattagcaagtgaaaagactttaaacaaaaaattgacatgctggttctccccatacactttgtacatagtttttgtggctcaacttaccccagaacgtggctcaaacttaccccatatatggggcaagttgagccatttgacatcggttttttcaaaggtcatgatgactttcagtgttggggtagaaagttatatataggtggaaaatatttcagaagaatgaaatttcaaggcaaggtacttatttcgacaagattattaatcatatcaattctaacatgcaaaaagcaaaaactgtcacaacttaccccgccttcccctacatacaTACAGGCCTACACATAGGTCTATAGGTGATCTCATGCCGAATCATGGTTCCCTGCCTAGTAGGATTAAGATTCCCATGTCAGGACAATGTTGCAGATAAAAATATTATCTTTTGCACTGGATTTTCTCAGAATTATGcattaaatacatgtaacaaaAGTAATTGTTATTTATCTACAAGGCATTTTAGCAAAAAAGTCATATTTCATACGCCACTTTAAATCTGAGAAGCggaaaatattttctattgctTTCTATTGGAATACTGTACAAAAACAGAGGGCGACATTTACCAGTGCACTTGTGCAGTGCTCAGGAACCGATTTTGATCACCAAGTCTATTTCCAATATCCGAGATCACgataacaaataatatttcattgtaCAATCTTGCTGTCTATTTGGTCAAATAACAAAACTTtcgaaataaaagcaaattgaTTGTGAATGtgatttgcttttattttgaaagtttgttatttgcatattcatttatCAGATAGATCCCTCTATCGATAGAATATTCATGCTGTTTGACCAGCGACCCTCACATATGTGATGTTTTGAAATCAACCGTGAGTAATGCGTTTGAGGAATTAgataggatggggggtcgggtgtccagACACTTATAGTTTTGAAGCCTTCtattttgtctttggattacactaaaattatgaattcaatagttgaaatcatcttttattttgttctctataatatttcctaacattttgtggcgctaatgcagtttcgcaccggccggttaccagcatacctcatcaccaatatttgttcccaaatgtcatgacaagtctctcagtcacatttcgatgtcaatatatccaccacttttcaaaatatcgtgatcgggaatgactgtatttcggcttcgatctcaacgtcgttgctctacacggcgtagacatcgcttcgcggatcgcttggattcacctaACCCAGAAAGCTCCCGCCCGCTCCCT containing:
- the LOC121419320 gene encoding uncharacterized protein LOC121419320 isoform X3, whose protein sequence is MPSSKTSYADQDVKREHAMRKAAERRDQDKTTEGTYIDPYAGSSPSVNEELKQWLSPGAQRKRLMGRGNSPPERKERTPTHSRPRHQGDEAEGQEQMTADSYYSSEEDRRMGERKSKRRGQGRKDYDDEEWDERSSYNRRRHDPSGWYAEYGPPPHPAYTAHNPWISPHRVPPIPSYDPRLLHTIGPEYPSYAIPHHAASTPAHQRRHSSGEPNHAFTVPTLVIPTQTKESGQGDHSRGVADMATLQHSSPQNQSSVAPQQIPVTIQIQQSPSSTQQDRSPQPFTSMTESATKGDSRLNTSDRSDTVTTGVGTSPLQMPVMNAPFDERGLPMLLEELGTTKDKNKVLSEKCSEAKLEIESLKMQLGVKDAMSEAEIAAKGAALIEEIYTAQREHDEAIMSRLKLANDERDDAFARLQRYHSKDGFDSGTDVNSNEEDNIPADGSLNNLLTRLTVADNRSSINKYGSAIVGRISKTKGRREEITSEEMRAILKEKDIAVAKCKKLEREVIELKRNRESSKSRNNNEKSLKAQLDITRDERDKALVAAKKLKDEIESLKVYYSLHKSLSQEANLRDQFNNTLGSIEEQVKTRDEVLARTQQNNSQLAQQVRAANDERNKMVIQLQRYEQENQHLKSKTQQLERLVAVLRKKVAEGTVKTVR